GAGATTGCCGATGCAGAATATCCTTTCATACTTACAACTGGAAGAAACTACTATCACTGGCATTCTGGAACCATGACAAGACGCAGTGATATACTGGAAAGGGAATCGCCTTCACCCTATGTTGAAATAAGTATGATGGATGCAAAACAACTCAATATAAGGGACGGCCAGGCCATAGACGTTGAATCAAGGCATGGCAGAATAACACTTCCAGCAAAAGTTACAGATAAAATTCCAACTGGGATAATATTCGTTCCATTCCATTTCAAAGAAGCTCGGGTAAATCTTCTGGTTGGAGATAATCTTGATCCTTACTCGAAGATACCTGAATTCAAGGTAGTTGCTGCTAGGGTGATCGTATGATATATAAAATGACAGACAAGGATATGGAAATTTTGTTTGAAAGGATATCCAAAGATTTCCAATCCTTTGGTTCTAAGGAAGAAAATGGGGATATCGTATTTGGAGATATTCAGAGATTTAGTGATATTTCAGAGGAAAAGAGCAGTTATCCCCCAAAGGATTTTTTGATTGAGCGTTCGGAGAATATATTGTCGATACCTAGGGCCGAAAAAAGGGCAGTATTTGGTGTTAAGAGCTGCGATCTACGTGGTTTCTACATAATGGACAAGCAGATCCTGGGAAAAGATCCTTTCTATACGGTGAAAAGGGAAAATACTATGTTCATAAATTTTGTATGTGAAAAAATGTGCAGCGGAGGGTTCTGCACAAGCTTTGGGGGGCCTGTTCTTGATGAGTATGATGTGCAAGTTCTGCACAAGAATGGCTACTTTTATGTTGAAGCTTCAGACAAATATGAAAAGTATCTTTTCGGATTCAGTGAATCTGATGATCAGAACGTATTTGAAGAACACAAGAAGGAATTCGAATCCCTTTACGGCAGGCTTAACGTTGATGGGATAGAAAATAGGATGAAATGGTCATCCAACCTCTGGAATAAGTTTGCAAATTACTGCATATCCTGTGGTGCATGTAATTATTCCTGCCCTACCTGTTACTGCGTTGACGTGTATGACGACGATGACGGAAGGAAGAAGGAGTGGGACTCCTGCATACTTGAGGGCTTCACCCGAACAGCAGCCGGAAACGTAAGGCCCGAACTATCCGAGAGGCTTAGGCAAAGGTTCTATCACAAATTCAAGTACTATAAGCTTTCTAGAGGAGCTTATCTCTGCACAGGCTGCAACCGTTGTGTAGATGATTGTCCGGTAGACATCGATATAAAGGAGGTGATAACGCACGATTACGATAGGGAATAAGTGGATACCGAAAAAACTAAAGCCTTATAGGTTTAGGATGGAAACGGCAGACACATATACTATAGTGTTAACAGAACGCAATATGGGGTATGCAGGGCAGTTCTACATGGTATCGAAGGAAGGGATAGGTGAAGCGCCCATATCTGTAGGAAGCGGATACGGAAATCCACTTATGTTCTCCATTAAAGCTGTTGGTTCTGTAACTAAGGGGATAATGAATGATCCATACGGTGAAATCGGAATAAGGGGACCTTATGGGAATGTATGGCCTTGGAAGAGCTACGAACATGTAGTGGCAATTGCGGGGGGTATAGGTATACCGCCAATAAAGGCTTTGATTGAAGACATGCAGGGGCATACAAGCCTTGATAAGCTTACCGTTCTCTACGGTGCTAGGAGCCCTTCAGATATAGTTTACAGAAGTGAGATAGAAACATGGAAGGAGGAGATGGATTTTCGTATAACCGTAGATAAAGGTGATGAGAATTGGAGAGGCCATGTCGGGGTAGTGACTACTCTTGTGCCTGAAATTAAAGAATACAATCATGGTGCTGCATTCGTTATCGGCCCGCCAGTTATGATGAAATTTTCTGTCAAATCGCTGCTTGATGCTGGATTCGCAGAAGATAATATATACCTGTCCCTTGAGAGGAGGATGGAATGCGGCATAGGCGTATGCGGCCATTGCAATATAGGCCGATGGTATGCATGCGAAGATGGGCCAATATTTAAGTACTCTGACACTAAGGAAGAGCCGGAGCTGTTCCTATAAACGATATATTTATTACTTATTTTTTGCATGGGCAGATCTTTTAGACAGCACCGAAATGGTATGATATATCATCATACTAATAATCAGTGTTTCCTTATTTGCGCCAATATATTTAAGAAACTACGATTGTAACTTATTAATGAAAATATTGAGACGAAATAAGAGATTTTGCTAGCCAATGGACTTTCTAAATATATGCTTCAACAGGTGCAGTATTAAATTTTTATGGTATTCCTCTAGAATTAGATTTAGGCTAACATAAACAATTGCGATATTTGTCGAAAAAACTAATCCGAAGATGAAACATAGAAACGATTAGTATAGCTTATTCTAACATTTCGCCCTATATTAATTCTTAAATGGTAAAATATAGTGACAATATATGCCAGTATATAATATATTGAATTTGTTTATTACTCTCTTAGCAATAGAACAGTAAAATCGGCGAAGGAATAAATGGCTAAAGGCATCATTGAAGAGCTTGATAATTCAAAGATAAATTCCTTTCATCTACGCACCTGGTTGATTGCAGGTATGGGATTCTTCACGGATGCATACGATCTTTTTGTAATAGGTACAGTTATATCAATACTCCCACTAGCTGGGTGGGATAAACTCAACACATACGATATTTCAATATTATCCTCAATATCTCTTCTTGCTTCTGTAATAGGTGCAGTGATATTTGGAAGGCTTCTCGACGCACTAGGAAGAAAAAGAGTCTATGGATTTGAGCTGATGTTGCTTATATTGGGAGCTTTAGGCAGTGCATTTGTGGTTCCAGTAAACGGTATAAATTACCTTATAGCATGGAGATTTATACTTGGACTAGGAATTGGGGGGGACTACGCAGGAAGTTCAACTATAATGACTGAATTTTCTAATACGAAGAATAGGGGACAACTTGTAGGCATGGTCTTTTCTCTCCAAGGCGTCGGTCTTATAGCAGGGCCTTTAATAACGCTAGGCCTTCTAAGCTTTATACACAACCTAGACCTTGTATGGAGGGTGCTGTTTTTCATAGGTGCTGTGCCTGCTTTCATAGTACTGTACGGCAGGCGGGCAATAGGCGAAACACCCAGATACGCACTTAGAGTAAAGGGAGATGCGAGTTCAGCAATGCAGAGTGTCGAAAAAATTTCAGGAGATTCAAAGGTTTCAGTATCAAGGGAAGATTTAGAGATGTCAAATATAAAATGGACGGATTTATTCAAAAACAGATACTTTATGCTTTCACTTATTGGAACGGCAGGGACATGGTTTTTGCTTGATTGGGCGTTTTATGGAAATTCGATAATGTCTCATGAAATGTTGAGCGCCCTTATCCCGTCATCTATGTCAGGCTTAAACAAGTTAAAGCTATCTACGTTTTACACGCTTATAATATTCGCCGTTTCTGCTTTTCCTGCATATTGGATAGCTACTTTTACTGTAGACAGAATCGGAAGAAAAAGGATGCAGGTAATTGGTTTTCTAATAATGGGCATAACATTTGGTATTCTCGGCATATTCAGGTACCTTATGTCCCCTACATTCGTTACTTATTTCCTTTTAGTGTATGGAATAAGCTATTTTTTCACAGAGTTCGGCCCAAACGTGACTACCTTCATTTATGCTCCAGAGATGTTTCCAACAGCAATACGCGGACTCGGATCTGGAATATCCTCTGCAGGGGGTAAAACTGGGGCATTCATAGGAACCGCGCTAAACGTAATTATATTTACACTTTATGGGGAAGGCGAACTTTTCCTTATACTTGCTGGAATATCGATGTTAGGTATGTTAATGACTTTAGTACTTCTACCTGAAACATCTAGAAGAAAACTCGAGGATATTTCAGGCGAGGGTAGATATATAGTAAGAACTGCTTCCGGATTTAAAAAATAGATCCGGGAATCTGCTTAGATGCGGCTTTGTCAAATATCCGTTGATATTTGGCTTCCTGCCATCTGCTCCACATCTTTTGACTGCTTCACAGCTTCACCTGGCAGGCCTTTATGGGATCGTTTCAGACATGTCCGATACCTGAATGCAATGTTTATGCATGCATTCACATCACGGTCTATCTCAATACCGCAGGAATCACACTTCAGGATCCTGCCATGCCCTATTCTGGCCAGAGTATCACATACCGAGCACATCCTGCTGGTGTTCCTTGTTTCCTTTCTTGTCAGCTCTATGGCAGGAAGGCCTTCCCATGATGCCTTATACATTACCTGGGATGCAAGCATCCCATATGGAAATGCATTCTTAAGAAGGAATCTGTAATCCTTCCCTTTTCCATCGCCCTTCTTTGTAATCTGATTTATTCCCCCAATTCTCAATCATAATATTTATCGTGAAATTGACCATATCAGTAAACTTATGCATAAGCACCTTCAGGTTACCAGAAGGATAGAAATACTGTTTTACGGCCTTGAAAGCCTACACAAATACATATACCACTATCATACATAAATTTACAAGTCAAATGATTAATAAATCAACTAAGATTTGCAAATGTCTTAGATGCGAAAGAGTTATTAATAGACTTTAAATAAACCCTCAATTCGTGATAGTATGGTCAGTGTCAAATACGTTCCAAGTGATATGCTAATTAACTATGTTTCAGGGAAATTGAAAGAGGAGAAAAAGATAAAAGAGCCTAATTGGGTCAAATTTGTAAAAACGGGGGTAAGCAAAGAAAAGCCTCCACTTCAAGACGACTGGATATATGTAAGGGCAGCATCTATGCTGCGTAAACTTTACATCAATGGATACTTAGGAATTTCAAGGATGAGTAGTGAATACGGAGGCAAAGTAGATAGGGGATCGAAACGGTATCATGCGGCTTCTGGAAGCAGATCTATAACAAGATTCCTGTTTCATGAGCTAGAATCTGCAGGACTTGTTCAGAAGACTCAGAAGGGCAGATCCCTTTCTCCACAGGGAATGTCCTTGCTGGACAATGCCAGCAAAGAGATAATAAAACAGCTGGCACAGAAAGATCCTTTATATGAGAAATTCATATAAAGTGATTGAAATGAGTGATGATGAAGAATTAGAAAAAATAAGAAGAAGGCAGATGGAAGAACTTCAACGTCAGGCCATGCAAAGGCAGATGGCTGAAGAGGAAGAAAAACAAAGAGAAATTGAAAAGGCTAGGAGGCAACAAATACTGCGCCAGATCCTTGATCCATCTGCAAGAGAGCGTTTGAACAACGTTCGCCTAGTAAGGCCGGATCTTGCAGACAACGTTGAAAACCAGCTTATACAGCTTGCTTCGATGGGGAGGATAAACAGGATAATAAAAGAGAGTGATATAATAGATATACTGAGCAAACTTACTGAAAATAAAAGAGAACCAAAAATAGAGAGGAGAAGTAAATGAGCAGGAATAAGGAACTAGGCCGGAAAATTCGTTTGATGAAGAAAGTAAAGCAAAACAGAAGGGTTCCAGGGTGGGTCATGATGAGGACTGCCAGGAAAGTAACACAAAACCCCCTAAGGAGAAATTGGAGACGTGGAAACCTGAAGATATGAGGTGATGATTTGCCAGATGATGAAGTTTCAAAGGAAATTATAATGAATATACCCCTTAGGGAAGCGAAGCTTTCCTCAAGGAAGAGAAGGGCGGATACATCCATATCTATATTGAGGAATTACGTATCCAAGAAACTCAAAGTAGATACAAGTAAGATATGGATTGATCCGAAAGTAAGTGAGACGATATGGAAGAAGGGGAGAGAAAAACCTCCATCAAAATTATCCCTGAAGATAATAAAGCTAGAAGAAGGAACGACAGAAATTATTCTGCCTTGATTCTTTTATATTTACTTTCTACTAATCGTTTAGCCGGTGAGTGGTTGTGATAAGGAAGACATCAGTCATGAGGAGCAGCTTTATAGGTATATATGCAAAAGCTTGGGATGATGTCGCTTTTATCACAAAAATGGCCGACGAAAAGACTGTAAATGAGTTCAGGGAAGTGCTCCAGGTTGATATTAAGAGGATAAGTATCGACGGATCTACACTTATTGGAACCATGATAGCTGTTAACTCTAATGGCATAGTGCTCCCATATGGTTCGAACATAGATGGCCTGGACGGGATAGATGGAAGAAACGTTTTATACCTTAAAGATAAAATAAACGCCGTGGGAAACGATATAATTGCAAACGATCACGGCGCAATAATACACAAGGCATTTAGCAATAAGGCCAGAAAAGAAATAGAAGATACATTAGGCGTTGAAACAATTAGAACTTCAATAGGGAACATATTGACCGTAGGCAGCGCGTCTGTTCTGACCTCCAAGGGCATGCTCGTAAACCCTGAAACTGACGATGATGAATTAGAGTTTCTCAAGGACTTCTTTAAAGTATCGGTAAAATCTGGCACTGCAAATTTTGGAAGCATATATGTTGGTGCGTCCATAGTCGCAAATTCAAAGGGCATTCTAGTCGGGCGTGACACTACACCTATTGAAATAGATAGGATAGACGATGTACTTTCGTAGTTACCTCTTGAGCTCAGATATTCTTACTATTGGATGCAGCTTTATTCCGTTGTTTTCAAGTAGCTTTGCGCCTCCTTCTTCCCTGTCGACAACACAATAAGCATCCTTTACAACAACGCCGTTTTCCCGCAGCACATTTATGGCCTTCAAGACGGAGTTTCCTGTAGTAACTACGTCTTCTATTACGTCTACCTCTTCCCCACGATTTAGCCGCCCCACTATAAGGCTGAGGGTACCGTGCGATCTTTCCTTCCTCACAATAACGTATGGTATCCCCATGTTCAAAGACGTAGCTACTATTAAAGGTACAGCACCTAGCTCCATCCCTGCAATCTTTCTTGCATGGATCATCTTCGAAAACTCTGAAGCTATTTCACTCAGGAGATTTGGATCTGTAGCTGCCTCCTTAATATCAACGTAATAATCAGATCGTTTGCCTGAGGTAAGTATGAAATCTCCAAACTTTATGGCTCCTGATTTGACTAGATCCTCGCTCAACATAATGGATTATGGTGACCCACTTAATAAATTAAAGAGTGGTGCCATAAAACACTTTAGATATGTTGATTAACTCTGAAATAATTAGTCTTTCTGGTTCAATGTATGAGGATAGGAGCTATCAAAATGAAGCTATAGATTTTATCGCCAGTAAACTTGCCAATTACCCTGGCGTAGCACTGGAAGCTCCAACAGGGTCAGGAAAAACTATGATGGCCCTCCTTGGTTCTCTTAAATATGCGTATAACGGGCATTTGAAAATACTGTATCTTGTAAGGACAAATTCACAGGAAGAGCAGGTCATAAGAGAACTTAGGACAATATCAAAAAATAGGAAAATAAGAGCACTACCTATGCAGGGAAGGATAAATCTCTGCATACTGTACAAGACTGCCGATGATCTGAAGGAGGCAACCGCAGAATCTCTTTCAAAATTCTGCAATAGCCGCAAAAGGCAGGTAATGGAAGGCCATCAGGAAGCATGCCCTTACTACACCATAAAGGTCAGATCAAAAGAAACGAAGGATTTTTTGTTTGAAAACTTACCTACGGCTGAAGAATTTTATGAATATGCTTTTACGAATAACTTGTGCCCATACGAGAGTATTAAGGCGTCACTTTCAGATGCAGATATAGTAGTGGCGCCTTACATGTATTTTCTAAATAAAACTGTCGCCGATAGGTTCCTCTCGCACTGGGGGGTATCTAGGGAACAGTTAATAATAGTTTTAGATGAGGCCCACAATCTGCCGGATATTGGTAGATCCCTTGGTTCTTTCAGGATATCCATAGAATCATTAAACAGATCTGAAAAGGAGGCCCAATCATTTGGAGACCCTGAACTTGATAGAGGTGTGCACGTAACAGACTTCATAGAAATGATAAGAAGCACTCTTGAACGTACAATAAAGGAAAGGGTAAAGGAAGACGATGTTAGAATAAGATTTCAGGAATTCAAGGAATACTTAATGATAATGAACAAGAAAAGCGAGAAGTCAATAAGGGATCTCAATAACTATCTCTATTTGTTTGGAGAATACGTTGAAAACGAAAAGGAGAAAGCCGGCAAGGTACCTGTTTCATACTGTTCTTCGCTCGCCCAAAGGCTAGAAGCCATGATGGATGAAGATGATGCTATGTATGCAGCTATATTATCAAAGTCAGAATCTGGCTATATACAAGCGTCATGCCTAGACCCATCATCTATATTATCATCGTTGAAGGAGTCGAAGACCATACATATGTCTGGTACATTGGAACCATTCGAATTTTATTCTGACGTAACTGGCTTTGATATACCATTCCGCAGGATAGAAAATGTTTTTCCAATTGAAAACCGATTTGTCTCCTATTACGAAGGTGTTTCAACAAAGTATGATACTCTCGATGAGAACGAAATAAGGAAACTAGCTAGCATAATAGAAAATATCGTTAATGGCGTCAAGAGGAATACAATAGTTTATTTTCCCTCCTATGCAGTAATGGACAAAGTTATAGGATCTGGTCTAGATTTCGACTTTCTGCAGGAGAAGAAGAACTTAGATCAAACTGAATTTTACGATGTTGTCAAAAAATTCAGAAACGGCGGGAAGCCTCTGCTTGCTGTCTCTGGAGGTCGCCTGTCTGAGGGCATGAACTTTCCTGGGAGGGAATTAGAGCTTATACTAATAGCAGGCATACCGTTTCCCAGGCCGGATGCAACGAACAGGGCACTGTACGATTATTACGAAATGAAGTACAAAAAAGGATGGGAGTATGCAGTGCTTGCGCCTGCTATAATTAAGATTAGGCAGGAGATAGGGAGGCTTATAAGGGGAAAAGATGATCACGGGGCCTGCGTAATACTTGACAAAAGAGCAAAACAGTTCAGGAGATTTATACCAGACCTTGTCAAAACAGACGATCCAGTGAATGACATAAACACTTTCTTTTCCAACTTCAAGTAAAGCAAAATAGAGATTTTCGCCTTGATAATAATTTTCTGGGCCTAATACATTAAATTTCTATCCAGTTCACTTCAGAGAAAACATTTTAAATGAGTTTCGATATGTAAAATTGGTTTATATGGCTATTAATGCTGTTGCCGGAACTATCAGAGAGTTCTCACCGAAAGATATCGAGAGTGTTTATAGGATAGCACAGACTTCCTTAACTGAGTATTATACGCAAGCCCTGATACTTGATCTCCACAGAGAATGGCCGGAATCATTTATGGTTTACACTGTAGCTGGTTCTGTTGTCGGTTTTATAGTAGGATCGAAGTATTCGAGGACGGAGGCCAGGATATTACTCTTCGCAGTCGATGAGAGGTTCAGGAGAATGGGTGTAGGCAGCGCATTGATGGATGCATTCCTTAGCCTGTGCAGAGAGCAGAACATGCTCAGCGTAAGGCTGGAAGTCAGGACAGACAATGACGAAGCTATAAGATTCTACAAAAAATATGGATTCGTCATTACTGCTATGCTACCAAACTATTATAGCGATTCATCCAATGCGTATACAATGTGGCGTATAGTTTAAAAAATAAAATAAAATTTCTAGAATACGGTTATTTTACCTTCCACAAACTGCATGGTAAGATCGCTTACGTGTGCGAGGCGGTCGTTTACCAGGTTCCTTATGTTATTCTTGTGCTTCGAATGGTCAACATTGCCCTCATATATGACTTGTACACTTGCTACGTGTGGATCGTCTATTGGGCGTCCAATCTGAGATACTATCCTAACAAGGACCTCGGCTATATCGTTTCCCTCTTCCTGTACAATATCGTTTGCTATTTTGTTTGCAAGCACGTTGTATAGCTTACCTACGTGCGTGACAGGATTCTTGCCAGCTGCTGCTTCCATGCTCATAGCCCTATATGGAGTTATAAGGCCGTTGACCCTGTTTCCCCTGCCAACAGAACCGTCATCGCCGTTCTCCATGGACATTCCAGTTACCGTAAGGTAGCCCACTGATTTGCTGTTCTCTCTTATATCTGCGGTGTTTATGTATACCTTAACTTCCTTATCCGTTTCTTCGACGGCGTTATCTAGCACCAAATCTTTAAGCTGATCTTTTAAATTGAAGTATTCATCTGCGTCTTTTATGTATTTATCTACAAAAGCCGCCGCTACGGTTAGGTTTATAGTGTCCTTTTGCCTAAAACCCATAACTTTTATATCGTAACCGACCATTGGCAGCTTTTTCTTTAGGCTGCCGTTAAGATACCGCTCAGTCTTGAGTACAATATTTTCGGTCTCTGAAAGTGGTGCAAAACCAACGCCGAATGATGTATCGTTTGCTTCAAGCTTGCTCGTGTCATAAACTTCTACCAGATCCACTGAACCTTGACCGATCCTAGAATCTATCATAACATCAGCGTCCACATCGAGGTGACTGAAATTGTTTCTGAGGTAATCTTTAGCCGCCTTAATCGTGATGGACTTGTACGGGACCCTATCGTTTCCTACCTTCGTTGTAGCTCTGCCGCTAAGCAATATATATGTAGGCTCAAGTACTAGGCCTCCGCCATACTTTGGTGCGGATTGCCCTCCAACTACCTCCACCTGGTCCGTATTGTGATGGAGTATCCTACCATAATGTTCAAGGTAGTATTTTGACAGCGATCTGCTGACCGCTTCTGCAATTCCGTCTGCAACACTGTCTGGATGGCCAATGCCCTTCCTTTCGACTATTTCGACTTCTTTCTTTGGAGTTGGAATCTGATTCAGCTCCTCGACTGATATGTTTCTTTCCATAGTTAACCTCTGAGTAGTCCATATTTAGCGTTTATTAAATGTTTTGTCAGCAGAAGGCAAATATTCCGAGCTTCAAGAGTTTATTACTGATAGTAATACTACAAAGATTTAAACTGACGTCGTAATTCTAACTATGAACTTCCTTATTAGTGTGTATAACAAAGAGGGGCTTACTGATTTTCTGGCGAGGGTGAAGGCAAATATCGATTATATATATGCTACAGGAGGAACAGCTAAATTTCTTGAAAAGAATGGATACACCGTCAGAGATACGTCCGAAATAACAGGATTTAGTGATCTACTTGGCGGCCGTGTTAAAACTTTGCATCCTAAAATATATGCTGCACTGCTCTACAGGGAAAAGAACGAAGCATCAGACTTACATTTCGATGTTTTAGTGTCAAATTTATATCCATTCACCGGAAACACAGGAAATGAAAATGAGATGATCGAGAATATAGATATAGGCGGTGTTTCTCTAACCAGAGCAGCAGCCAAGAATTACAAGAATGTACTTGTGCTGTCATCTCCAGATGATTACACGGAAGCAGCGGAAATTATCTCTTCTGGGAAGAACGATGCCGAGTACAGGAAACGAATGGCACTTAAGGCATTTGCAAGAATGGCTGAATACGATGCCATAATTTATAATGGCCTTTCAGATCTTTTCAAAATCGAGAAGGAAAACTTTTTTGTTGTCGGAAAGAAAGGTGAAAGGTTAAGGTACGGTGAAAACCCTGACCAGGAAGGCTTCCTCTATTCTGATGGGAGTGCATATGGCGTTGCAAACGCTGAAAAATTAAATGGGAAGGAGTTATCTTATAACAATATACTCGATGCCGACAGTGCTTTTGATACTGCGCTTGAATTCGATGAGCCTACAGTCGTTGTAATGAAGCATAACACACCATCCGGAGTTTCTTCGCATAACGATATCGTAAATGCGTTTAAGAGAGCATGGGATGCCGATTCAGAATCGGCCTACGGATCAGTAATAGCTGTGAACAGAAAAGTCCCATTAGATCTAGCAAAGGAAATGCGACACCTATTCATTGAAGTCCTAATTGCCCCAGAATACGATGAATATGCCCTTTCAGAGTTAAGAAAGAAGAAAAATCTACGCATATTGAGGATTCCTTGGATCAGAGATCAATCCATGAGATACAGATCAATATCAAACGGATTGCTTGTCCAGACTCCAATGGCATCTTCCTTTAAGGAATTGAAACTTGTAACAGAGAAGGGAGCTGATTCAAAGACGATTGATGACCTTTTATTTGCGTGGAAAGTTGTTGCACATTCAAGGAGTAACGCCATAGTTTTCGCCAAAGACAAAACAACAACTGGTATAGGCGCTGGCCAGACATCTAGGGTAGAATCTGTGAGGATAGCTATGGAACGTTCCGGTTCAAGGGCCGATGGTTCTGTAATGGCTTCAGATGCATTTTTCCCGTTCCCTGACAGCATAGATGTAGCGGCAAAAGCTGGAATAAAAGCAATAATACAGCCGGGTGGGTCCATAAGAGACGAAGAGGTAATAAAAAAATGCAATGAATATGGAATACCCATGTACTTTACAGGCAAGAGGGTATTCCTTCATTGATCCTTTATTTTCCTTTGAAAACTGCTTTCCTCTTTTCCTTGAAAGCCCTAATTCCCTCTAAGTGATCCTCTGTTTTGAACGTGAGAGCAAATCTTTCACGTTCCATCATGTATCCTTCTTTGTCTCTCCTGTTCATAACCTCTTTTATATATCGGATTGAGGTAGCCGGCTTTTCCGAAAGTTCTTTAGCCAGTTCGATGGCTAAATCTAGGTACTTTTCACTAACAGAATCTACTATGCCATGTTTCAGTGCCTCCTGCTCATCTATAGTCTTACCCGTCATAACTAGATACATTCCATATGACTTTCCTGCAATGTCTATGATCCTCTGGGTTCCACCAAAACCTGGCATTATGCCTAAATTTACCTCCGGAAATCCATATTTTGTCTTTACATCTGATATCCTAAAATCGCACGCAAGTGCAAGTTCAAATCCGCCGCCGAGTGCATACCCATGAACTGCCGCTATAACGGGCCTCTCATAATC
This genomic stretch from Thermoplasma volcanium GSS1 harbors:
- the purH gene encoding bifunctional phosphoribosylaminoimidazolecarboxamide formyltransferase/IMP cyclohydrolase, with the protein product MNFLISVYNKEGLTDFLARVKANIDYIYATGGTAKFLEKNGYTVRDTSEITGFSDLLGGRVKTLHPKIYAALLYREKNEASDLHFDVLVSNLYPFTGNTGNENEMIENIDIGGVSLTRAAAKNYKNVLVLSSPDDYTEAAEIISSGKNDAEYRKRMALKAFARMAEYDAIIYNGLSDLFKIEKENFFVVGKKGERLRYGENPDQEGFLYSDGSAYGVANAEKLNGKELSYNNILDADSAFDTALEFDEPTVVVMKHNTPSGVSSHNDIVNAFKRAWDADSESAYGSVIAVNRKVPLDLAKEMRHLFIEVLIAPEYDEYALSELRKKKNLRILRIPWIRDQSMRYRSISNGLLVQTPMASSFKELKLVTEKGADSKTIDDLLFAWKVVAHSRSNAIVFAKDKTTTGIGAGQTSRVESVRIAMERSGSRADGSVMASDAFFPFPDSIDVAAKAGIKAIIQPGGSIRDEEVIKKCNEYGIPMYFTGKRVFLH
- the rimI gene encoding ribosomal protein S18-alanine N-acetyltransferase — protein: MAINAVAGTIREFSPKDIESVYRIAQTSLTEYYTQALILDLHREWPESFMVYTVAGSVVGFIVGSKYSRTEARILLFAVDERFRRMGVGSALMDAFLSLCREQNMLSVRLEVRTDNDEAIRFYKKYGFVITAMLPNYYSDSSNAYTMWRIV
- a CDS encoding methionine adenosyltransferase; the protein is MERNISVEELNQIPTPKKEVEIVERKGIGHPDSVADGIAEAVSRSLSKYYLEHYGRILHHNTDQVEVVGGQSAPKYGGGLVLEPTYILLSGRATTKVGNDRVPYKSITIKAAKDYLRNNFSHLDVDADVMIDSRIGQGSVDLVEVYDTSKLEANDTSFGVGFAPLSETENIVLKTERYLNGSLKKKLPMVGYDIKVMGFRQKDTINLTVAAAFVDKYIKDADEYFNLKDQLKDLVLDNAVEETDKEVKVYINTADIRENSKSVGYLTVTGMSMENGDDGSVGRGNRVNGLITPYRAMSMEAAAGKNPVTHVGKLYNVLANKIANDIVQEEGNDIAEVLVRIVSQIGRPIDDPHVASVQVIYEGNVDHSKHKNNIRNLVNDRLAHVSDLTMQFVEGKITVF
- a CDS encoding enoyl-CoA hydratase/isomerase family protein gives rise to the protein MSSPNYRNISLEDHEGIRIVTIRRENSLNPLNLDTLEEIEDAVRESGKVVVLKGSEKAFSAGADINNFLDMSDRDAFHFSDRGQQVMDSISDYERPVIAAVHGYALGGGFELALACDFRISDVKTKYGFPEVNLGIMPGFGGTQRIIDIAGKSYGMYLVMTGKTIDEQEALKHGIVDSVSEKYLDLAIELAKELSEKPATSIRYIKEVMNRRDKEGYMMERERFALTFKTEDHLEGIRAFKEKRKAVFKGK